One stretch of Armigeres subalbatus isolate Guangzhou_Male chromosome 2, GZ_Asu_2, whole genome shotgun sequence DNA includes these proteins:
- the LOC134212987 gene encoding endocuticle structural glycoprotein SgAbd-2-like: MKQIICVLVVGLVCAVFAESDQEATVVKHDAEVNVDGSYQFAYETSNGIQHEEQGQLKKLGEEEQAVVAEGRFSYTDPEGNKISVQYVADENGFQPQGDHLPTPPPIPEAIERALRLLAEKSQKK; the protein is encoded by the exons atgaagcaa ATCATTTGTGTGCTGGTTGTTGGTTTGGTCTGTGCTGTGTTTGCCGAAAGTGACCAGGAAGCCACCGTGGTAAAGCACGATGCTGAAGTGAATGTTGATGGATCCTATCAATTTGCGTACGAAACCTCCAATGGAATCCAACATGAAGAACAGGGTCAATTGAAAAAGCTCGGAGAAGAAGAACAGGCTGTG GTTGCTGAAGGTCGCTTCTCTTACACCGATCCTGAAGGAAACAAAATCTCGGTGCAGTACGTAGCTGACGAGAATGGATTCCAACCCCAGGGAGATCATCTGCCAACTCCTCCACCAATCCCGGAGGCGATCGAAAGGGCCCTACGACTGTTGGCTGAAAAGTCGCAGAAGAAGTAA
- the LOC134212984 gene encoding larval cuticle protein LCP-30, protein MKLVLAFVLLVNGFYLVSCQNDGRYRPPTTTTRRPIYRTYRPFDSLNRNRNPNDGRYVGGNDGRYRARNDGRYAGGNDGRYVHVDNKYQHTGDGDRGQYSHVGGPSGSDAGYRGGSGGGAGSNLGVGTGSNVGGGAGSNDGASGSPPEPAAPAAVPPPPAPAPIRIPTTVAPAPVRRPTVQVASGPSGDGWKIIHLDHRTRPDGYNYIFETENGINAEESGKIETTADGGEGLRSTGFYQYVGDDGQLYRVDYVADNNGFVPQGDHIPKTPPAIEKLLQYLASQPKQ, encoded by the exons ATGAAGCTGGTTTTG GCATTCGTACTACTGGTAAATGGTTTCTACCTTGTGAGTTGCCAGAACGATGGTCGATACAGACCACCCACGACGACTACGCGAAGACCTATTTATAGAACATACCGTCCATTCGATTCCCTTAATCGAAACCGTAACCCAAACGATGGACGTTACGTTGGAGGAAACGATGGTCGATATCGTGCACGAAATGACGGCCGCTATGCTGGTGGAAACGATGGTCGATATGTCCACGTCGATAACAAGTACCAACATACGGGTGATGGTGACCGTGGGCAATATAGTCACGTAGGAGGGCCTTCCGGATCAGACGCCGGATACCGGGGAGGCTCCGGTGGCGGAGCTGGCTCCAACCTGGGCGTCGGGACTGGCTCCAACGTGGGCGGTGGAGCTGGTTCCAATGATGGAGCTAGTGGTTCCCCACCTGAGCCGGCCGCTCCTGCTGCAGTACCACCCCCACCGGCGCCGGCACCCATTCGTATACCAACTACTGTAGCTCCTGCCCCGGTGCGTCGACCAACGGTTCAAGTGGCATCGGGTCCATCTGGCGACGGGTGGAAAATTATTCATCTTGATCATCGCACGCGTCCTGATGGATACAATTACAT ATTTGAAACAGAAAACGGCATCAACGCGGAAGAATCAGGAAAAATTGAAACAACAGCGGATGGAGGTGAGGGATTACGATCGACAGGATTCTATCAGTACGTTGGCGATGATGGTCAGCTTTACCGGGTGGATTACGTTGCCGACAATAATGGATTCGTACCGCAAGGAGATCATATTCCCAAGACGCCACCAGCCATTGAAAAGCTACTTCAGTACCTGGCCAGTCAACCGAAACAGTAG